In Solimonas sp. K1W22B-7, the DNA window CAGCAGCGAGTTCGCATCGGTGCGCCACCGCGTGCCGATGCTGTCGCTCAACAACTGCTTCAGCGAAGAGGAACTGGGCGACTTCGACCGCCGCGTGCGCGAGGGCCTGAACCGCAGCCCGGTGGCCTATGCCGCCGAGCCCAAGCTCGATGGCCTGGCCGTGAGCCTGGTCTACGAGGACGGCGTCTTCGCGTACGGCGCCACCCGCGGCGACGGCGAGACCGGCGAGGACATCAGCGACAACCTGCGCACCATCCGCCGCATCCCCCTGCGCCTGCAGGGCGACAGCCGCGGCACGGTAGAGGTGCGCGGCGAGGTCTACCTGCCGCATGAAGGCTTCCGCCGCATGAACGAGGAAGCCGCCGCCCGCGGCGAGAAGCTCTACGTCAACCCGCGCAACGCCGCCGCCGGCAGTCTGCGCCAGCTCGACTCCACGATCACCGCCAGGCGCCCGCTGGCGTTCTATGCCTATGGCCTTGCCCAGGGCCAGCCGCCGGGCGTGCGCACGCACACCGACATGCTGCAGCAGCTGCGCGACTGGGGTTTCCCGGTATCGGAACTGGTGCGCCGTGTCGAGGGTGCCGAGGGCTGCCTGGCCTACTACCGCGAGATCGGCGCCCAGCGCGCCTCGCTGCCTTTCGACATCGACGGCGTGGTCTACAAGCTCGACGATCTTGCCGGCCGCGAGGAACTGGGCTTCGTCTCGCGCGCGCCGCGCTGGGCGGTGGCGCACAAGTATCCCGCCGAGGAAGCGCAGACGCTGCTGGAGAACGTCGACTTCCAGGTCGGCCGCACCGGCGTGCTGACGCCGACGGCGCGCCTGCGCACGGTGTTCGTCGGCGGCGCCAACGTGTCCAACGCCACGCTGCACAACATGGACGAGGTGGCGCGCAAGGACGTGCACATCGGCGATACCGTGATCGTGCGCCGCGCCGGCGACGTGATCCCGGAAGTGAAGGCAGTGGTGCTGGCCCTGCGCCCGGCCGATGCCCGCCCGGTGCTGATGCCGGCTGTCTGCCCGGTCTGCGGTTCCGAGGTGCGGCGCGATCCCGAGGGCGTGGCCTATCGCTGCATCGGCCGCCTGGTGTGCAAGGCGCAGCTCAAGCAGGCGCTGCAGCATTTCGTCTCGCGCAAGGCCGCCGACATCGACGGCATCGGCGAGGCGCTGATTTCCGAACTGGTGGAGCGCGAGCGCCTGCGCACGCCGGCCGACCTGTTCACGCTGGAAGTGGCCGACATCGCCCAGCTGTACAAGTCGGCGGAAGTGGCGCCGGCCAAGATGATCGAGGCCATCGCCGCGCGCCGCGAACTGGCGTTGCCACGCCTGGTCTACGCGCTGGGAATCCCCTCCGTGGGCGAGACCACCGCCAAGGACCTGGCGAAACACCTGGGCGCCTTTGCCCGCATCCGCGAGGCGCTGCCCGAGGTGCTGACCCTGGTGGAAGGCATTGGCGTGGCGGCCTCCGAGGAGATTCGCTCCTTCTTCGCCGACTCGCACAACGCCGCCGCGGTCGACGCGCTGCTGGCGCAGCTCACCCTCTCCGGCGAGCACCCGGTGTCGGCCGAGATCGCCGACCGCTGCTCGCTGGGCATGCTGCTGGCGCAGCAGCAGGTCAAGGGCCTGGGGCCGGTCAAGGCCGACAAGCTGACCTCCGGCCTCGGCACCGCCGCCGGCCTGCTGGCGCGCATCGACGACATGCCGGCGCTGACCGCCCTGCTCGACGAGAAGACCGCCGCAACCCTGCAGGCACATTTCGCCGACATGTCGCGTCGCGAGCACCTGCTGGGCCTGGAGGCACAGCTCACCGCCTTCGGCCTGATCGGCGACGCCGCACCGCGTGCGGCCAGCGCGGGCGGGCCGCTGAGCGGCCGGACCCTGGTCATCACCGGCACCCTGCCGGCGTCGCGTGACGAGGTGGCGGCGCAGATCGAGGCGGCCGGCGGCAAGGTCAGCGGCTCGGTGTCGGCCAAGACCGACTTCCTGGTGGCGGGAGAGGCCGCGGGTTCCAAGCTGGCCAAGGCCGAGAAACTCGGCGTCACGGTGCTGGACTATGCTGCCCTGCAGAAGCTGCTGGCGGGGGAGGCCGCATGATTCGCCTGCGCGAATGGATCGAGACGCTGTTCCAGTACATGAGCCAGGAGCCGCTCAAGTGGAGCGTGCTGGTCTTGCTGGGCGCGCTGGCCTGGGCCTGGCTGCTGCACAAGCTGTTCCGCACGCTCAACGCCGGCCGCTATTCCTGGCAGCGGCGCCTGCGTGTGTGGATGGGGGTGGCGCCCAACCGCAGCATCGGCGAACTGTTCTGGCTGCTGCTGGCCATGCACCTGGTGCTGTGGCCGATCGTGGCGCACGCGGTCCTGCGCATCTGGGGCCTGCACGACGAGGCGCGCGACCTGCTGGTGGCAGTGTTCAGCGACGGCATCACCTTCGGCAAGACCACCGTGGTGCCGGGCAAGCTGCTGATGGGCGCACTGTGGTTCGTGCTGCTGTTCACCTTCACGCGCTGGCTCAAGAAGAAGATGGAATTCGGCTGGCTGCCGCGGACCGGCATCGAATTCAGCACGCGCGAATCGCTGGCCACGCTGTTCGGCTACGTCACCTTCCTGATCGCGGCGATCGCCGGCCTGTCGGTAGCGGGCCTGGACTTCAGCAAGATCGCGATCGTCGCCGGCGCGCTGTCGGTCGGCATCGGCTTCGGCCTGCAGAACATCGTCAACAACTTCATCTCGGGCCTGATCCTGCTGTTCGAGCGCCCGGTGCGCACCGGCGACTACATCTTCGTGTCCGGCACCGAGGGCATCGTCCGCAAGATCCGCATCCGCTCCACCGAGATCCAGACCGCCGAGCGCGAGTCGGTGATCATCCCCAACTCCGACCTGCTGTCCAACCCGCTGCGCAACCGCGACCTGCGCGACCCCTACGGCCGCGTGGTCATCAAACTGGGCGTGGCCTACGGCTCGGATCCCGACAAGGTGCGGCGCGTCCTGCTGCGCCTGGCGTTTGCCAACCCGCACGTGGTGCGCGAGAACCAGATCAGCGGGCTGATCGGCCCGGCGGTGTACCTGGTGGATTTCGGCGAGAACGCACTGATGTTCGAACTGCGCGCCTACGTGCTGGAAGTGGACCAGCGCCTGTCCGTATCCAGCGACCTGCGCTATGCGATCGTCGAGGCCTTCAAGCGCGAGGGCATCGACATCCCGTTTCCGCAACGGGATGTGTGGGTGCGGGGTTTGCCGGCGGCGAAGGTGGACGGGCAGGGCCCGGCCTGAGCTACAGGGGCATGTGCCGCATGTAGGTTGGACTGAGCGCAGCGATGTCCAACAATCCGACCATCGCGCGTTGGACATCGCTGCGCTCAGTCCAACCTACATACACGAGCTATTGTGGGAGCGACGCAAGTCGCGATCTTTTTTACATCGACCGCGCATCGCACCTGCTATGGCTATGGCAGAGTCTGACTCGATCTCAGCCTGAGTTAGCCATCAGCCACGGCCTCGGCCTCAGGCTTCGCCCGACGCGCGATGCATCCTTGCGGATGACCGGAATGGTCAAGGAAATGCCAGCGCAAGCCGGCATTTCTTTTTGGGCCTCGGCTCCATTCCGGATGCATGTGAACTCTCCAACCTGACGGCATCGTCACGTTGACGAAGCTCTGCCCATGAGTTGATATGAGCCCGAAGCAGGAACTTCGGGCGGCGCAGATCGCCCTTGATTGGGGAATTTCATGGGGTCGCGATTCGCTTTCGGCAAGGCGTTCTTCTTGGCGCTTGCCATGTGTATGACTACTCAGTCCCACGCTCAATCCGAGGGGGAAGCCCTCTGGATCGGTGAAAAGACGGCACTAGTTAAGCTTGATCCGGCCACGGGACAGCGGTTGGCTCGACTTACGCAGTTGACGGATGTGCGCGCAGCCGCGATCGACGAGCGCGGTGGAGTCATGTGGGTCTATTCCAGTCATCGGTTACTCCGACTCGGATTGGATGGCGCAGTCCAGAAGACGATTGCCTTGCCTCAGATCAGCGGCATGCTGACCTTGCCGTTTCCCTTGCTGCCGCCCCTGGTGCAAGAAGACCTGCAGTGCTCTGGAGAGGGGGCGATTCCGGCGCTCGCCCCCGATTCGCCGTCGTTCCCGATGCCCGCGTTGGCGGTCGAGCCGGTGGACGGCGCCGTGTGGCTGGCTGTGGCCAATCGCCTGTTCAAGTTCGACTTCGCGGGTCAGAAACTCGCCGAGGTCACTCTCGATGGTGTGGCGGTGGATGTTGCTTATGATCGCCAGCAGAATCGCACCTGGGTTGCTCAGTGCCGCAAACTCAAGGCGTTCGATGCAAGCGGCCAGGTGGTTGCCACATTGCCCGTGCTGGCTACCGGAGAGAGGATGCCGCTGCGAGCCATCGACTATGACCCCACGTCGAACGAGCTTTGGGTTGCTCTGAGCAAGCGGTTGCGCCGCTACTCGGCGGATGGCAGCCGCACCCTGGACGTCGCCCGCGGTAGTCTGCGTAGTGTTCGTGCCGATCAGCAGGGAGGCGCCTGGGTCGCGGACGGAACCACTCTTCAGCACGTCAGCGCAGCGGGTGCTGTGGCTGCCAGTGTCACTCCCTTTCCAGGCCTGTTGCCGAAGTACATCAGCAGCCTTGCAATCGACCTGAGCAGAGGTGGTGTCTGGGTTCTGGCCAAGGATACTTTGCGATACGTTGATTCCGCCGGAACGCTGCAGTTCAACGTCACTGCGGCAACCATAGGAGCTGGATTTCTCCCGCAGCTATACGCTGTCGCGCCGATGGGTGATCTGATTCCACCCGACCTGTCGATCACTTCGCCGCTTGCCGAAGCGCAAGTGGCCACGCGCAAGCCGCTGGTGGTCCTGCAGTACGTTGATCTTGGATCGGGGGTTGATCCAAGTTCCATAGAAATCAGCGCCAACGGCGTTGCGAATGCGGTTGCATGTACTCATGCGGCAGGAGGAAGCACCTGCACCCTGGCCCAACTGCCGGCGGATGGCACGGCCGCAGTGGCGGCAAGTGTTGCA includes these proteins:
- the ligA gene encoding NAD-dependent DNA ligase LigA codes for the protein MNSSARPAERAAELRLLLQGHNHRYYVLDQPSIADAEYDGLFRELQALEAAHPELRTADSPTQRVGGVASSEFASVRHRVPMLSLNNCFSEEELGDFDRRVREGLNRSPVAYAAEPKLDGLAVSLVYEDGVFAYGATRGDGETGEDISDNLRTIRRIPLRLQGDSRGTVEVRGEVYLPHEGFRRMNEEAAARGEKLYVNPRNAAAGSLRQLDSTITARRPLAFYAYGLAQGQPPGVRTHTDMLQQLRDWGFPVSELVRRVEGAEGCLAYYREIGAQRASLPFDIDGVVYKLDDLAGREELGFVSRAPRWAVAHKYPAEEAQTLLENVDFQVGRTGVLTPTARLRTVFVGGANVSNATLHNMDEVARKDVHIGDTVIVRRAGDVIPEVKAVVLALRPADARPVLMPAVCPVCGSEVRRDPEGVAYRCIGRLVCKAQLKQALQHFVSRKAADIDGIGEALISELVERERLRTPADLFTLEVADIAQLYKSAEVAPAKMIEAIAARRELALPRLVYALGIPSVGETTAKDLAKHLGAFARIREALPEVLTLVEGIGVAASEEIRSFFADSHNAAAVDALLAQLTLSGEHPVSAEIADRCSLGMLLAQQQVKGLGPVKADKLTSGLGTAAGLLARIDDMPALTALLDEKTAATLQAHFADMSRREHLLGLEAQLTAFGLIGDAAPRAASAGGPLSGRTLVITGTLPASRDEVAAQIEAAGGKVSGSVSAKTDFLVAGEAAGSKLAKAEKLGVTVLDYAALQKLLAGEAA
- a CDS encoding mechanosensitive ion channel family protein produces the protein MIRLREWIETLFQYMSQEPLKWSVLVLLGALAWAWLLHKLFRTLNAGRYSWQRRLRVWMGVAPNRSIGELFWLLLAMHLVLWPIVAHAVLRIWGLHDEARDLLVAVFSDGITFGKTTVVPGKLLMGALWFVLLFTFTRWLKKKMEFGWLPRTGIEFSTRESLATLFGYVTFLIAAIAGLSVAGLDFSKIAIVAGALSVGIGFGLQNIVNNFISGLILLFERPVRTGDYIFVSGTEGIVRKIRIRSTEIQTAERESVIIPNSDLLSNPLRNRDLRDPYGRVVIKLGVAYGSDPDKVRRVLLRLAFANPHVVRENQISGLIGPAVYLVDFGENALMFELRAYVLEVDQRLSVSSDLRYAIVEAFKREGIDIPFPQRDVWVRGLPAAKVDGQGPA